The following DNA comes from Sediminitomix flava.
CAACAAGAAGAAAGTAGGTGAAAGACTTGCCAATGCTGCTCTTGGTGTAAAAGCTCCTTCTTTAGATCAGGTTGTAAAGAAGCCTTATCCAGCTAAACCATACGTTCCTAAAGTTTATGACGCAATGGCATTGGCTAACCAACATGTTGAGATTGAAGGTTTGGTGAGAGATGAAAATTCATCTACAACCCTAAAGTTTGTAACAGAAGGTTTCAAATACCATGATTACGGTATTGTCGGAGACTCTCTTTATACTGCAAGCTATGAAGCTTCTAATCCGATTAAACTTGTTGCGCTTACTAGCGAAGGACAAGAACTTTACTCGCTACATTTCAAATCATCAGACGCTCAGAAGTTCACTTGGGGTTCTGATACCAACAAATACAAATTGAAATTGGAGTGGAAAAAGCAACGTAACAATGAGTTGAGTACAAAAGAAGAGCAGTTGAAAAACAATGCTTTATTTGGCGTTAAATTCACTTTGAACGACTACTACGGTTACACACAAACAAAATACAAAGATGATTTGTGGGTTGGTAAATCGAAAAAGCTAGATTATTCTAAACAACAAGAAGCTGCTACTATTGCCAACGAAGGTTACTTCATGATTCTACGTCCTGAGCTTTATGAGAAAGCAACAGAAAAACTTACTCAAGCTATCGGAATTTGGGAAGAAGAATTAAAAGAGGCTGACAAAAGTAAGAAAGCTAGAATTAGCCCTAAGGTACAAGCGTCTCTGCACTATAACATTGCACATGCTTACCTATGGATGAACAACTTTGAAAAAATGGCTGAGCACTTTGTTCAAATCAGTATGATTGGCGAAGGCAAATTTGAGAGAAAAATGAAGTCTCTTGAACGATTTGCAAAAGGTTACAGAACACGTTATGATGCCTACCAAAAAGCATTGGCACAACAAAAACCAATTGCATTGGACTAATCTTCTGATTAAAAAGTCTTAACCTTTAAAGATATTATCATAACCTCATTCACTTTTGGATGAGGTTTTTTGTTTCTAAAAATATGTACATTTACATGCTCAAACGTGTGTATACCAAGGAAACATGGAAATTATAACAGATAATACAACAGTCTTTCAAGACATAATCAACACAAGACGATCAGTACGAATCTTTGACCAAGAAGAAAACTTTGATCATGATGCTGTAAAACGAAGCCTTGAAATGGCCACTCTTTCCCCAAACAGTTCAAATATGCAACTTTGGGAGTTTTACCGTGTAATTGATCAAGATAAAAGAGACGAACTATCACAATATTGCTTACGCCAAAGTGCGGCAAGAACAGCTAGAGAATTGGTTGTAGTTGTGACTCGCCAAGACAAATGGAAAGAACGCTGCGAGATGAACTTTGAGTTTATCAAGAAACAGATCGGAGATAAAAAAGACCCGAAATCGCTTCGTGCATTAGACTATTACAGAAAACTAATGCCTATGCGCTACAAGGAAGATCCTTTCCGTTTACTCTCACTTTTCAAACAAGTGTATACTTATTTTATGGGGCTGAAAAAACCTCAGATGCGTGAAGTAAGCTATACAGACGCACGTATTTGTGTGCATAAAAGTGCAGCATTAGGAGCTATGACGTTCATGTATCATATGACTGCCGAAGGTTATGACACTTGCCCA
Coding sequences within:
- a CDS encoding nitroreductase family protein — translated: MEIITDNTTVFQDIINTRRSVRIFDQEENFDHDAVKRSLEMATLSPNSSNMQLWEFYRVIDQDKRDELSQYCLRQSAARTARELVVVVTRQDKWKERCEMNFEFIKKQIGDKKDPKSLRALDYYRKLMPMRYKEDPFRLLSLFKQVYTYFMGLKKPQMREVSYTDARICVHKSAALGAMTFMYHMTAEGYDTCPMEGFDSKRVAKMLNLPKGAEINMVIGCGKGAEGGIYSERHRVPYEEVIKTV